The Papaver somniferum cultivar HN1 chromosome 3, ASM357369v1, whole genome shotgun sequence genome includes a region encoding these proteins:
- the LOC113355384 gene encoding UPF0603 protein At1g54780, chloroplastic-like encodes METIFSPHSFCPLYNPKISSTSKTLLTNPVISLPKPISKNLKTQSLQSPPAKKWVTQIHHGLAALALSLAINFGSPVLLNNANASEFDIINEGPPTESYCVDDAGVLSRVTKSDLRRLLTDLETRKNIHINFVTVRKLTSKADAFEYADQLLEKWYPTVEQGGNKAVVVLVTSQKEGAITGGPDFIKAVGDTILDSTVSENLPVLATEEKYNEAIYSSAKRLVAAIDGLPDPGGPKFNENKRESNYKSREETDEKRGQFTLVVGGLLVIAFVVPMAQYYAYVSRK; translated from the exons ATGGAAACCATATTTTCTCCTCACTCATTTTGCCCGCTTTACAATCCCAAAATCTCCTCCACTTCAAAAACACTCTTAACAAATCCAGTCATCTCCTTGCCAAAACCCATTTCTAAAAATCTTAAAACCCAATCACTTCAATCGCCACCTGCTAAGAAATGGGTCACTCAGATTCACCACGGATTAGCAGCACTAGCACTTTCTTTAGCTATAAATTTTGGATCTCCAGTTCTGCTTAATAATGCCAATGCGTCAGAATTCGATATCATTAATGAAGGTCCGCCAACTGAATCATACTGCGTTGATGATGCTGGGGTTCTCAGTCGGGTTACAAAATCCGACTTGAGACGATTGTTAACCGATTTGGAAACACGGAAAAATATTCACATTAATTTCGTTACCGTCCGTAAGCTCACT AGTAAAGCTGATGCATTTGAGTATGCGGATCAACTATTAGAAAAGTGGTACCCGACCGTTGAACAAGGCGGTAACAAAGCCGTGGTTGTTCTGGTTACTAGCCAAAAAGAAGGTGCCATCACTGGAGGGCCTGATTTCATTAAAGCCGTTGGAGATACCATTCTTGACTCCACTGTCTCTGAAAATCTTCCTG TCTTGGCTACCGAAGAGAAGTACAATGAAGCGATTTACAGCAGTGCCAAACGGCTGGTTGCTGCAATTGACGGGTTACCTGATCCTGGTGGTCCGAAATTCAACGAGAACAAACGGGAGTCGAACTATAAGAGCAGGGAAGAAACCGATGAAAAACGCGGGCAGTTCACTCTTGTTGTCGGGGGTTTGTTAGTGATCGCATTCGTGGTTCCTATGGCTCAGTATTACGCGTACGTCTCCAGAAAGTGA